In Pseudoduganella albidiflava, a single window of DNA contains:
- a CDS encoding tetratricopeptide repeat protein, translated as MPQFRLARISLLLAAIGLNAAFALPAAAFAQDKPAAPAEAPKDTVRPEIFKLVDPAQIKPLMDAKNYDEVKNRLAQAEALPNRTVYEDFVLNRMRISVASATNDTAALTTALEAVINSGKLQPTEQRDFVQALATQYYNNKDYAKAITWFNRYQTETGDTKVRPYIIRAHYFNNDFATAKTELLKDLDTHQKAGTTPKLEELQLLANSGAKTKDQATYLVALENLVRYYPNDDYWLDLLSRTQGKASYSNRFALDVLRLEKAAVSKMAAEEYTALAELALLAGQPIEAKQALDAGFSNGVLGTGTKAAEHKKLRAQADKQAADDTKNIGTGEASARKSKNGTGLINLGYAYVTLGQHDKGIALIQEGIAKGGLQNAEDAKLRLGYSYALAGRKDDAIKTLQTVTGTDGRGDLARYWIMWVNRPAGGNAQAQAGQ; from the coding sequence ATGCCCCAGTTCCGTCTCGCCCGCATCAGCCTGCTGCTGGCTGCCATTGGCCTGAACGCCGCTTTCGCGCTGCCCGCGGCCGCGTTCGCACAAGACAAGCCCGCTGCCCCGGCCGAGGCACCGAAGGACACCGTGCGTCCTGAGATCTTCAAGCTGGTCGATCCGGCCCAGATCAAGCCGCTGATGGATGCCAAGAATTACGACGAAGTAAAGAACCGCCTGGCCCAGGCCGAAGCACTGCCGAACCGCACCGTGTACGAAGATTTCGTGCTGAACCGCATGCGCATCTCGGTGGCATCGGCCACCAACGACACCGCCGCGCTGACCACCGCGCTGGAAGCCGTGATCAACTCCGGCAAGCTGCAGCCGACCGAACAGCGCGACTTCGTGCAGGCGCTGGCCACGCAGTACTACAACAACAAGGATTACGCGAAAGCAATCACCTGGTTCAACCGCTACCAGACGGAAACCGGCGATACCAAGGTGCGCCCGTACATCATCCGCGCCCATTACTTCAACAACGACTTCGCCACCGCGAAGACCGAACTGCTGAAGGACCTGGACACGCACCAGAAAGCCGGCACCACGCCGAAGCTGGAAGAACTGCAGCTGCTGGCCAATTCCGGCGCGAAGACCAAGGACCAGGCGACCTACCTGGTGGCGCTGGAAAACCTGGTGCGCTACTACCCGAACGACGACTACTGGCTCGACCTGCTGAGCCGCACCCAGGGCAAGGCCAGCTACTCGAACCGTTTCGCGCTGGACGTGCTGCGCCTTGAAAAAGCGGCCGTGTCGAAGATGGCCGCCGAAGAGTACACGGCACTGGCCGAACTGGCGCTGCTGGCCGGCCAGCCGATCGAAGCCAAGCAGGCGCTGGATGCCGGCTTCTCGAACGGCGTGCTGGGCACCGGTACCAAGGCCGCCGAGCATAAGAAGCTGCGCGCGCAGGCCGACAAGCAGGCCGCCGACGATACCAAGAACATCGGCACCGGCGAAGCCTCGGCACGCAAGTCGAAGAACGGCACCGGCCTGATCAACCTGGGCTACGCGTACGTGACGCTGGGCCAGCACGACAAGGGCATCGCCCTGATCCAGGAAGGCATCGCCAAGGGCGGCCTGCAGAACGCGGAAGACGCCAAGCTGCGCCTGGGTTACTCGTACGCGCTGGCCGGCCGCAAGGACGACGCGATCAAGACGCTGCAGACCGTGACCGGCACCGACGGCCGCGGCGACCTGGCACGCTACTGGATCATGTGGGTGAACCGCCCGGCCGGCGGCAACGCGCAGGCGCAGGCTGGCCAATAA
- a CDS encoding GntR family transcriptional regulator → MTSLADIMRGMRQTGLPLYQQLQRALREAVDQRVFGPEEALPAERQLAADLAISRITVRKAIDGLVDEGLLVRRPGSGNFINTRIEKNFAKLTSFSEDIRARGRIPHSVWLKRSEGTVTPEEALRLRLSPGAPVYRFNRIRFADDVPMCLEYATIVATALPSLEAVDVSMYEALEKTGNRPVRALQRLSALLLNAEQAQLLHTREGDAGLAVERLGFLRDGRAVEFCRSIFRGDMYDFVAELSTP, encoded by the coding sequence TTGACTTCGCTGGCGGACATCATGCGCGGCATGCGGCAGACCGGCTTGCCGCTGTACCAGCAATTGCAGCGGGCGCTGCGCGAGGCGGTGGACCAGCGGGTCTTCGGCCCGGAAGAAGCGCTGCCGGCGGAACGGCAACTGGCGGCCGACCTGGCGATTTCCCGCATCACCGTGCGGAAGGCCATCGATGGCCTGGTCGACGAAGGCTTGCTGGTGCGCCGGCCCGGTTCGGGCAACTTCATTAATACGCGCATCGAAAAGAACTTCGCCAAGCTGACGTCGTTCTCGGAAGATATCCGCGCACGCGGGCGCATCCCGCACAGCGTGTGGCTGAAGCGCTCCGAGGGCACCGTGACGCCGGAAGAAGCGCTGCGCCTGCGGCTGTCGCCGGGTGCGCCGGTCTACCGCTTCAACCGCATCCGCTTCGCCGACGACGTGCCGATGTGCCTCGAATACGCGACGATCGTCGCCACCGCCCTGCCCTCGCTCGAAGCGGTCGACGTGTCGATGTACGAAGCGCTGGAAAAGACCGGCAACCGCCCGGTGCGAGCGCTGCAGCGCCTGTCCGCGCTGCTGCTCAATGCCGAGCAGGCCCAGTTGCTGCACACCCGCGAGGGCGATGCCGGGCTGGCCGTCGAGCGCCTGGGCTTCCTGCGCGACGGCCGGGCGGTGGAATTCTGCCGGTCGATCTTCCGCGGCGACATGTACGATTTCGTGGCGGAGCTGAGCACGCCGTAG
- a CDS encoding cupin-like domain-containing protein has protein sequence MSISAIELTCTTAAGFATVLSEQRPVVLRGYVNHWPAVAAGRRSPEALCRYLLGFDRGTPADTVLMPPEVKGRLFYSPDMQGFNFVRSKRTVAAVLEQVARYSQFPAAPAVAMQSALLDDVLPGFAQANRAALADQLDDPAIAPRLWLGNEVITPAHFDESHNVACVVSGRRRFTLFAPEQGANLYLGPLDFAPTPTPISLVSFRAPDYRRFPRFREAERHAIVADLLPGDALYIPSLWWHHVESIGVLNTMVNYWWTAPAAHGLTKADVLALATENP, from the coding sequence ATGAGCATTTCCGCGATCGAACTGACGTGCACCACCGCTGCGGGCTTCGCAACCGTCTTGTCGGAGCAGCGGCCGGTCGTGTTGCGCGGCTACGTGAATCACTGGCCGGCCGTGGCGGCAGGGCGCCGGTCGCCGGAGGCGCTGTGCCGCTACCTGCTGGGATTCGACCGCGGCACGCCGGCCGATACGGTACTGATGCCGCCCGAGGTGAAAGGGCGGCTGTTCTATTCGCCCGACATGCAGGGCTTTAACTTCGTGCGCAGCAAGCGGACGGTGGCGGCGGTGCTCGAGCAGGTGGCGCGCTATTCGCAGTTTCCGGCGGCGCCGGCGGTGGCGATGCAAAGCGCGCTGCTGGACGACGTGCTGCCCGGCTTCGCGCAGGCCAACCGGGCAGCGCTGGCGGATCAGCTGGACGATCCCGCCATCGCGCCGCGGCTGTGGCTCGGCAACGAAGTGATCACGCCGGCGCATTTCGACGAGTCGCACAATGTCGCATGCGTCGTCAGCGGCCGGCGCCGCTTCACGCTGTTCGCGCCGGAGCAGGGCGCGAACCTGTACCTCGGCCCGCTGGATTTCGCGCCGACCCCCACGCCGATCAGCCTCGTGTCGTTCCGCGCGCCCGACTACCGGCGCTTTCCGCGCTTCAGGGAGGCCGAACGGCACGCCATCGTCGCCGACCTCCTGCCGGGCGACGCGCTGTACATTCCCTCGCTGTGGTGGCATCACGTCGAATCGATCGGCGTGCTGAACACCATGGTCAACTACTGGTGGACCGCGCCGGCGGCGCACGGCCTGACGAAGGCCGACGTGCTGGCGCTGGCCACGGAGAACCCATGA
- a CDS encoding TonB-dependent receptor: MKRIQAAQQYKHRPANNRLTPAAAAAAILVLGMAATAHAQQSAEGAGATQAEPERVIVTGIRAALQQSLAVKRNAAANIEVITAEDVGKMPDKNVADSLQRLPGVNISSSAAGSGGFDENDRVSLRGTAPSLTQTTINGHAVSSGDWFVLDQVGGAVGRTTSYSLLPSEIVGQVIVRKAPTADMVEGGAAGSIDVITRRPLDFKERLTLEGSVQAVYSTLAEKTDPQFSGLVNWKNATNTFGVMLQGFSEKRSLRRDGQELLQYTQIGANSALAQARPDLANVWYPRLIGSSLFTQERHRKGGLVAAQIKPSRDLSVEATYFNSKLEASNYNRNYMTDMNGNGAIGGNVVPDSYTVRNGTLTSVSYSNKGTAAAPLRYGIVDDIVREGAYAKSEFLDLNGKWRVNDRLTLSGLIGKTRGTGATPSQGVYEGDVNNSGVSYQLNGLGSPATVKFPSIDTSVFTGTVLDWVFGYSPATTSDEETYGQIDAAFRLDNDTFKEIKFGLRGTDHERSNFAISQGPNWANTEPGTANTNPAWNGNTYPGDFGKDLGGDFPRNVWELDPAILQAWGAEHSNRSAERIYYPDMFNLTEKTKAAYVSTEMEGEGWSGNLGVRVVRTEGESNGYQILPNQLPGGNLPAFPWGGFVQQTRIENNHTEILPSLNLRFDVRSDVVARFGASRTMTRPDFGALGGTVSLTDETHTGNGGNAALKPTLSNNLDATVQWYFAPRALASVGLFYMDLHNYVGYGASTGTFIDSRASQQSGQPTFATYTITSPVNVDASVKGLELALQLPLGAGFGMDGNVTLSDSKQDFGSCPATQTMTSSDPCDMLGASKTTANVGAYFENERFNFRVGYAWRSAYLAAQDRGTPLYQDAVGQLSASLNWNITKNVVLTVSGQNLNEPILKNYVYNKDQPGRFYANGAQYYAGLRFKY; the protein is encoded by the coding sequence ATGAAGCGCATCCAGGCAGCACAACAATACAAGCACCGCCCGGCCAACAACCGCCTGACGCCTGCGGCCGCCGCCGCCGCGATCCTGGTGCTGGGCATGGCCGCCACGGCCCACGCGCAGCAGTCCGCGGAAGGGGCAGGGGCAACGCAGGCCGAGCCGGAACGGGTGATCGTCACCGGCATCCGCGCAGCGCTGCAGCAATCGCTGGCCGTCAAGCGCAACGCGGCCGCCAATATCGAGGTCATCACGGCCGAAGACGTCGGCAAGATGCCGGACAAGAACGTGGCCGACTCGCTGCAGCGCCTGCCCGGCGTGAACATCAGCTCCTCGGCGGCTGGTTCCGGCGGCTTCGACGAGAACGATCGCGTGAGCCTGCGCGGTACCGCGCCCAGCCTGACGCAGACCACCATCAACGGCCATGCCGTGTCGTCCGGCGACTGGTTCGTCCTCGACCAGGTGGGTGGCGCCGTCGGCCGTACCACCTCGTATTCGCTGCTGCCTTCCGAGATCGTCGGCCAGGTCATCGTGCGCAAGGCGCCGACCGCCGACATGGTCGAGGGCGGCGCCGCCGGCTCGATCGACGTGATCACCCGCCGCCCGCTGGACTTCAAGGAGCGGCTGACGCTGGAAGGCTCGGTGCAGGCGGTGTACTCCACGCTGGCCGAGAAGACCGACCCGCAATTCTCCGGCCTGGTCAACTGGAAGAACGCCACCAACACCTTCGGCGTGATGCTGCAGGGCTTCTCCGAGAAGCGCAGCCTGCGCCGCGATGGCCAGGAACTGCTGCAGTACACGCAGATCGGCGCCAACAGCGCGCTGGCGCAGGCACGGCCGGACCTGGCCAACGTGTGGTACCCGCGCCTGATCGGCTCCTCGCTGTTCACGCAGGAACGCCACCGCAAGGGCGGCCTGGTCGCCGCGCAGATCAAGCCTTCGCGCGACCTGTCGGTGGAGGCGACGTACTTCAACTCGAAGCTGGAGGCGTCGAACTACAACCGCAACTACATGACCGACATGAATGGCAACGGCGCCATCGGCGGCAACGTGGTGCCGGATTCGTACACGGTGCGCAATGGCACGCTGACCTCGGTCAGCTACAGCAACAAGGGCACCGCCGCCGCGCCGCTGCGCTACGGTATCGTCGACGACATCGTGCGCGAAGGCGCCTATGCGAAATCCGAGTTCCTCGACCTGAACGGCAAATGGCGCGTCAACGATCGCCTCACCTTGTCCGGCCTGATCGGCAAGACCCGCGGCACCGGCGCCACGCCGTCGCAGGGCGTGTACGAGGGCGACGTGAACAACTCGGGCGTCAGCTATCAGCTGAACGGCCTGGGCTCGCCGGCCACCGTGAAATTCCCCAGCATCGATACCTCCGTGTTCACCGGCACGGTGCTGGACTGGGTGTTCGGCTACAGCCCGGCCACCACGTCGGATGAGGAAACCTACGGCCAGATCGACGCCGCCTTCCGCCTCGACAACGACACCTTCAAGGAAATCAAGTTCGGCCTGCGCGGCACCGACCACGAGCGCAGCAACTTCGCCATCTCGCAGGGGCCGAACTGGGCCAACACGGAACCCGGCACCGCGAACACCAACCCGGCCTGGAACGGCAACACCTATCCGGGCGATTTCGGCAAGGACCTGGGCGGCGACTTCCCGCGCAACGTGTGGGAGCTGGACCCGGCCATCCTGCAGGCATGGGGTGCCGAGCACTCGAACCGCAGTGCCGAGCGGATCTACTATCCGGACATGTTCAACCTGACGGAAAAGACCAAGGCGGCCTACGTGTCGACCGAGATGGAAGGCGAGGGCTGGAGCGGCAACCTGGGCGTGCGCGTGGTGCGCACCGAGGGCGAGTCGAACGGCTACCAGATCCTGCCGAACCAGCTGCCGGGCGGGAACCTGCCGGCGTTCCCGTGGGGCGGCTTCGTGCAGCAGACGCGCATCGAGAACAACCACACGGAAATCCTGCCGAGCCTGAACCTGCGCTTCGATGTGCGCAGCGATGTCGTGGCCCGCTTCGGCGCGTCGCGCACGATGACGCGGCCGGACTTCGGCGCGCTGGGCGGCACCGTGTCGCTGACCGATGAAACCCATACCGGCAACGGCGGCAACGCGGCGCTGAAGCCGACGCTGTCGAACAACCTTGATGCCACCGTGCAGTGGTACTTCGCACCGCGCGCGCTGGCGTCGGTCGGCCTGTTCTACATGGACCTGCACAACTACGTGGGCTACGGCGCCAGCACCGGCACCTTCATCGACAGCCGCGCATCGCAGCAATCCGGCCAGCCTACCTTCGCCACCTACACGATCACGTCGCCGGTCAACGTGGACGCCAGCGTGAAGGGCCTCGAACTGGCGCTGCAACTGCCGCTGGGCGCCGGCTTCGGCATGGACGGCAATGTCACGCTGTCCGATTCGAAGCAGGACTTCGGCAGCTGCCCGGCGACGCAGACGATGACGTCGTCCGACCCGTGCGACATGCTGGGCGCCTCGAAGACCACCGCCAACGTCGGCGCCTACTTCGAGAACGAGCGCTTCAACTTCCGCGTCGGCTACGCGTGGCGTTCGGCCTACCTGGCCGCGCAGGACCGGGGCACGCCGCTGTACCAGGACGCGGTGGGCCAGCTGTCGGCCTCGCTGAACTGGAACATCACGAAGAACGTCGTGCTGACCGTCAGTGGCCAGAACCTGAACGAGCCGATCCTGAAGAACTACGTGTACAACAAGGACCAGCCCGGCCGCTTCTACGCCAACGGCGCCCAGTACTACGCCGGCCTGCGGTTCAAGTACTGA
- a CDS encoding glycosyl hydrolase: protein MNKMTCAAVAATLLALCGSAALAAPRVVVSPYKFLPLNRAPAHAIGAPDATPYLAKGPVALSWAFATGECGSEKWREQTGAQVAAANVAAFARAGIDYVISTGGQGGVFTCATDEGMERFIARYDSPHLAGIDFDIEAGQTSEQIASLVRRAATAQKKRPHLRFSFTVATHAASDGSRRSLNALGETILAAVRAGGLRDWTFNLMVMDYGPPAADACVLRGAVCDMGRSAVQAVRNVHEKYGIPLAQIEVTPMIGVNDMPGNDFTLDDARVVGAAVKSMGLAGLHWWSLDRDQPCKVPVQGASDRCSGMEGAAGAFDAAFRAGVGGER from the coding sequence ATGAACAAGATGACATGCGCGGCCGTGGCCGCGACGCTGCTGGCGCTGTGCGGATCGGCCGCGCTGGCCGCGCCGCGGGTCGTCGTCAGCCCCTATAAATTCCTGCCGCTGAACCGCGCGCCGGCCCATGCGATCGGCGCGCCCGATGCCACGCCCTACCTGGCGAAGGGGCCGGTGGCGCTGAGCTGGGCCTTTGCCACCGGCGAATGCGGCAGCGAAAAATGGCGCGAGCAAACGGGCGCCCAGGTAGCGGCGGCCAACGTGGCCGCCTTTGCGAGAGCCGGTATCGACTACGTGATCTCCACGGGCGGGCAGGGTGGCGTATTCACTTGCGCCACCGATGAAGGCATGGAACGCTTCATTGCCCGCTACGATTCGCCGCACCTGGCCGGCATCGACTTCGATATCGAAGCCGGGCAGACCAGCGAGCAGATCGCCTCGCTGGTGCGGCGCGCGGCCACCGCGCAGAAGAAGCGGCCGCACCTGCGCTTCTCGTTCACCGTTGCCACGCATGCGGCCTCCGACGGCAGCAGGCGCAGCCTGAACGCGCTGGGCGAAACGATCCTTGCCGCCGTGCGCGCAGGCGGCCTGCGCGACTGGACCTTCAACCTGATGGTGATGGATTACGGCCCGCCGGCGGCCGATGCATGCGTGCTGCGCGGCGCCGTGTGCGACATGGGCCGCTCGGCCGTGCAGGCGGTGCGCAACGTGCACGAGAAATATGGCATCCCGCTCGCGCAGATCGAAGTGACGCCGATGATCGGCGTGAACGACATGCCCGGCAACGACTTCACGCTGGACGATGCGCGCGTGGTGGGCGCGGCGGTGAAATCGATGGGGCTGGCCGGGCTGCACTGGTGGTCGCTGGACCGCGACCAGCCGTGCAAGGTGCCGGTACAGGGCGCCAGCGACCGCTGCAGCGGAATGGAGGGTGCCGCGGGTGCGTTCGATGCGGCGTTCCGGGCCGGCGTCGGGGGCGAGCGCTGA
- a CDS encoding serine hydrolase, whose protein sequence is MFQRSAIAVAVIACAALLSPAPFAAVLAAPVHTAPVQAAPAQATQDALAASIDALLAPHFKADAPGITVIATKDGKPVFRKAYGMADVNAKQPLAADAVLRLGSITKQFTAIGILMLADEGKLALTDDITRFLPGYPTDGRKVTVEHLLTHTSGIVSYTSKPDFRDVMGKDVSVEQAIDYFKNDTPEFSPGSTFRYNNSGYFLLGAIIEKVSGQPYARFMEQRIFKPLGMAHTGYEGSGAGLTPVPGYSVRDGQATPSAPLSMAWPYAAGALVSNVDDLARWQAALAEGKLVHPETLRRAFTPFTLADGKAGPYGHGWFIGQLHATRLVFHGGNINGFSTDAVWLPDDRVYVAMLGNREAGAGGVPLEKLTRQVAMRIAGKPLPVPSGAKLDAATLAGYEGVYPVDPKVSLEVGRDGDGLVMRRSGRPAVPLLHYKTDGFLLGDTLATAAFTRDGNGKVTAMTISSDRGERVHERTPRAGEAPVP, encoded by the coding sequence ATGTTCCAGCGTTCCGCCATCGCCGTCGCCGTCATCGCCTGCGCCGCCCTGCTGTCGCCAGCACCGTTCGCCGCTGTCCTTGCTGCACCCGTCCATACTGCACCCGTCCAGGCTGCGCCTGCCCAGGCCACGCAAGACGCGCTTGCCGCCAGCATCGATGCGCTGCTGGCGCCCCATTTCAAGGCCGATGCGCCGGGCATCACCGTCATCGCCACGAAGGATGGCAAGCCCGTCTTCCGCAAGGCGTATGGCATGGCCGATGTCAACGCGAAGCAGCCCTTGGCCGCGGACGCCGTGCTGCGCCTCGGTTCGATCACCAAGCAGTTCACCGCCATCGGCATCCTGATGCTGGCCGACGAAGGCAAGCTGGCGCTCACCGACGACATCACGCGCTTCCTGCCCGGCTATCCGACCGATGGCCGCAAGGTCACCGTCGAACACCTGCTGACCCATACCTCGGGCATTGTCAGCTACACGAGCAAGCCGGACTTTCGTGACGTGATGGGCAAGGACGTCAGCGTCGAACAGGCCATCGACTACTTCAAGAACGATACGCCGGAATTCTCGCCCGGCAGCACCTTCAGGTACAACAACTCCGGCTACTTCCTGCTCGGCGCGATCATCGAGAAAGTGTCCGGGCAGCCGTATGCCCGCTTCATGGAACAGCGCATCTTCAAGCCGCTCGGCATGGCCCATACCGGCTATGAAGGCAGCGGCGCCGGCTTGACGCCCGTGCCGGGCTACAGCGTGCGCGACGGCCAGGCCACGCCGAGCGCGCCGCTCAGCATGGCCTGGCCGTACGCGGCCGGCGCGCTGGTGTCGAACGTGGACGACCTGGCGCGCTGGCAGGCGGCGCTGGCCGAGGGCAAGCTGGTGCACCCGGAAACGCTGCGGCGCGCCTTCACGCCGTTCACGCTGGCCGACGGCAAGGCCGGCCCGTATGGCCATGGCTGGTTCATTGGCCAGCTCCATGCCACGCGGCTGGTCTTCCACGGCGGGAACATCAACGGTTTCAGTACCGATGCCGTGTGGCTGCCGGACGATCGCGTGTATGTCGCCATGCTGGGCAACCGGGAAGCAGGTGCCGGCGGCGTGCCGCTGGAAAAACTGACGCGCCAGGTCGCCATGCGCATCGCGGGCAAGCCGCTGCCGGTGCCGTCCGGCGCGAAACTCGATGCGGCCACGCTGGCCGGCTACGAAGGCGTCTATCCGGTCGACCCCAAGGTCAGCCTCGAAGTTGGCCGCGACGGCGATGGTTTGGTGATGCGGCGCAGCGGCCGGCCTGCCGTGCCGCTGCTGCACTACAAGACCGACGGGTTCCTGCTCGGCGATACGCTGGCGACGGCGGCATTCACCCGCGACGGGAATGGCAAGGTCACGGCCATGACGATCAGCAGCGACCGCGGCGAGCGCGTGCACGAGCGGACACCCAGGGCGGGTGAAGCGCCGGTTCCCTGA
- a CDS encoding MFS transporter, whose product MQTDAKGASPPFWVPSLYFAQGLPYFAVALIAGLMFKSMGVANEDIAHWTAYIGAAWVFKPLWSPFLELAPSKKAVVVTFQLLGGACLGLVALALHLPVWLAASVAMLGLVAISSATHDIACDGLYIASLSKKQQAQYAGWTGTFFNAGRFISLGGLVILAGQLEKTQGVTNAWTIIFLILAGTMISLGLYHAWSLPTARNAAAAAGQGDHTAAGIARTLKEVIIDYLNKPGIWVSILFIILFRAGEAQVQTIGPLFLRDAVDQGGLGLTTAEVGIVYGTSGTVAFIIGSIAGGYFTSWLGLRRAILPLILAVNLPNLVFWYLSTWHPHDLVIIGAALSAEMFGYGFGFVGIILYMMQVVAPGKYTTAHYAFSTGIMQLGFVLFKWVSGDIQAALGYQRFFVWVLVAAIPVALLSQFIPMESRVADDAEQPGGQPDGQGQEAAAR is encoded by the coding sequence ATGCAGACCGACGCCAAGGGAGCCAGCCCGCCATTCTGGGTTCCCTCGCTGTACTTCGCCCAGGGATTGCCGTACTTCGCCGTGGCGCTGATCGCCGGGCTGATGTTCAAGAGCATGGGCGTGGCCAACGAGGATATCGCGCACTGGACCGCCTATATCGGCGCCGCCTGGGTCTTCAAGCCGCTGTGGAGCCCGTTCCTGGAACTGGCGCCCAGCAAGAAGGCGGTGGTGGTCACGTTCCAGCTGCTGGGCGGCGCCTGCCTGGGCCTGGTGGCGCTGGCGCTGCACCTGCCGGTGTGGCTGGCGGCCAGCGTGGCGATGCTGGGACTGGTGGCGATCAGCTCGGCCACCCACGACATCGCCTGCGACGGCCTGTACATCGCCAGCCTCAGCAAGAAGCAGCAGGCGCAGTACGCCGGCTGGACGGGCACCTTCTTCAACGCCGGGCGCTTCATCTCGCTGGGCGGGCTGGTGATCCTGGCCGGCCAGCTGGAAAAGACGCAGGGCGTGACGAATGCGTGGACGATCATCTTCCTGATCCTGGCCGGCACCATGATCTCGCTGGGGCTGTACCACGCCTGGTCGCTGCCGACGGCGCGCAACGCGGCCGCGGCGGCCGGCCAGGGCGACCACACCGCGGCCGGCATCGCCCGCACGCTGAAGGAAGTGATCATCGATTACCTGAACAAGCCGGGCATCTGGGTGTCGATCCTGTTCATCATCCTGTTCCGCGCCGGCGAGGCGCAGGTGCAGACCATCGGCCCGCTGTTCCTGCGCGATGCGGTCGACCAGGGCGGCCTGGGCCTCACCACCGCGGAAGTGGGCATCGTGTACGGCACCTCGGGCACGGTGGCCTTCATCATCGGCTCGATCGCGGGCGGCTACTTCACCTCGTGGCTCGGCCTGCGCCGCGCCATCCTGCCGCTGATCCTGGCCGTCAACCTGCCGAACCTGGTGTTCTGGTACCTGTCCACCTGGCACCCGCATGACCTGGTGATCATCGGCGCTGCGCTGTCGGCCGAGATGTTCGGCTACGGCTTCGGCTTCGTCGGCATCATCCTGTACATGATGCAGGTGGTCGCCCCCGGCAAGTACACGACGGCCCATTACGCCTTCTCGACCGGCATCATGCAGCTGGGCTTCGTGCTGTTCAAGTGGGTCAGCGGCGATATCCAGGCGGCGCTCGGCTACCAGCGCTTCTTCGTGTGGGTGCTGGTGGCGGCGATCCCCGTCGCCCTGCTGTCGCAGTTCATTCCGATGGAATCGCGGGTGGCCGACGATGCCGAACAGCCGGGCGGGCAGCCGGATGGCCAGGGGCAGGAGGCGGCGGCGCGATGA